In Apium graveolens cultivar Ventura chromosome 10, ASM990537v1, whole genome shotgun sequence, the following are encoded in one genomic region:
- the LOC141692563 gene encoding uncharacterized protein LOC141692563, which yields MDLVSVLNKQFLGEIMFRFYTCFCLLSCSLIFDVLGVLENCISRLWAVDDRKSNSIVFSQSVHVDDDDDYDGGGDDNDESLRKSVSDEYVQKGFSEFSFGFKKFDQDFRETECSVSSVSKYEFVSSRDESGFVQVPETMSFSVEESFEGFVKKDFISFHGVLRNKDIKEEDFEGLTKGESDEFIDFKVSDLRSDQQLISQVEFVHHDRGEDFSEEAGLKEKVGLHFKIDELSQSSDEGINNSLSDKSGDSREIISLRFSSSSDEENLTFNKFNFSDIDDDEFIELKPHVHHSVDDLIKASPDGELHYNECGDELETQSLNGLENSDERCLEERTSPDGDLHDNKCVDEFDTQSLNGLENSEKHCLEERTSMEWESDEEDEEEDFLMEHKYLIEQMKMEAKHSRTGGLPTILEESETMKIPDDLKPLQIDETFDHSDRMQEIQKFYKTYSDKMRKMDILNRQTMHAISFIQLKEPVKLVSSHKSAVSALKPRFLMNFSQGKLRKIYADQTLKKSMIDMHRDLERVYVGQVCISWEILHWQYTKAQELQEHDPQDCYTYNQVAGEFQQFQVLLHRFLEDELFEGPRVQNYVSKRMAMLSLLHVPIIKNDRLKNKIVGEYDTISIAVLKEIIEESMHVFWEFVRADKHGDTFMLKQYQGTKLDLQDAAAHLEILLETKSKLQKKEKRLKEILRSGNCIVKKIQKPQGGRVKHDLLICQVELRLVSRVLHMSRCTTDQLIWCQSKLNKINFVNRKFSIEPSFLLFPC from the exons atgGATCTTGTTAGTGTTTTAAATAAACAATTCTTAGGAGAGATCATGTTTAGGTTTTATACTTGTTTCTGTCTTTTGTCATGCTCCTTGATTTTTGATGTTCTTGGGGTTTTAGAGAACTGCATATCCAG ATTATGGGCTGTTGATGACAGGAAatcaaactctattgtcttttcTCAATCAGTTCatgttgatgatgatgatgattatgATGGTGGTGGTGATGATAATGATGAGTCTTTGAGAAAATCTGTGTCTGATGAGTATGTTCAGAAAGGGTTTTCAGAATTTTCTTTTGGATTTAAAAAGTTTGATCAAGATTTTCGAGAAACAGAGTGCTCTGTTTCCTCTGTTTCTAAATATGAATTTGTGTCAAGTAGAGATGAAAGTGGTTTCGTACAAGTGCCAGAAACAATGAGCTTTTCTGTTGAAGAATCTTTTGAAGGTTTTGTTAAAAAAGATTTTATTTCGTTTCATGGGGTTTTAAGAAACAAAGATATCAAAGAAGAAGATTTTGAGGGTTTAACGAAAGGAGAGTCTGATGAGTTTATTGATTTCAAGGTTTCGGATTTGAGGAGTGATCAACAACTTATTTCACAAGTAGAATTTGTTCATCATGATCGAGGTGAGGATTTTTCAGAAGAGGCTGGTTTGAAGGAAAAAGTAGGATTACACTTTAAAATAGATGAGCTTTCTCAGAGTTCTGATGAAGGGATAAACAATTCTTTATCGGACAAAAGTGGGGATTCAAGAGAGATTATTAGTCTGAGATTTTCAAGCTCTTCGGATGAGGAGAATTTAacttttaataaatttaatttcaGTGATATTGATGATGACGAATTTATAGAATTGAAACCCCATGTGCATCATTCTGTTGATGATCTTATTAAAGCAAGTCCAGATGGCGAATTGCACTATAACGAGTGTGGAGATGAATTGGAGACACAATCTTTAAATGGTTTAGAAAATTCTGATGAACGCTGTTTAGAAGAGAGGACATCACCAGATGGCGATTTACATGATAACAAGTGTGTCGATGAATTTGACACACAATCTTTAAATGGTTTAGAAAATTCTGAAAAACACTGTTTGGAAGAAAGGACATCAATGGAATGGGaatctgatgaagaagatgaagaggAGGACTTTTTGATGGAACACAAGTATTTGATTGAACAGATGAAGATGGAGGCCAAACATTCAAGAACCGGAGGACTTCCCACAATCTTAGAAGAATCCGAAACAATGAAGATTCCAGATGATTTGAAGCCACTGCAAATCGATGAAACATTCGACCATTCTGATCGCATGCAAGAGATACAAAAGTTCTACAAGACCTACTCTGATAAAATGCGAAAAATGGATATCTTGAATCGCCAAACAATGCATGCAATTA GTTTTATTCAGTTAAAGGAGCCTGTGAAACTTGTTTCAAGCCACAAGTCCGCAGTTTCAGCACTGAAACCTAGATTTCTGATGAATTTTAGTCAAGGCAAACTACGTAAAATATATGCTGATCAGACATTGAAGAAGTCCATGATCGATATGCATAGAGATTTAGAACGTGTTTATGTTGGACAAGTTTGCATTTCATGGGAAATCCTGCATTGGCAATATACAAAAGCTCAGGAGTTGCAAGAGCATGATCCTCAAGATTGTTATACTTATAACCAAGTCGCAGGGGAATTTCAACAGTTTCAAGTGCTTTTGCATAGATTTTTAGAGGATGAACTATTTGAAGGGCCAAGAGTACAAAACTATGTCAGCAAACGAATGGCCATGCTCAGCCTTCTTCATGTTCCAATCATCAAAA ATGATCGTTTGAAGAATAAGATAGTAGGAGAATATGATACAATTTCGATAGCAGTACTAAAAGAAATCATAGAGGAATCAATGCATGTTTTCTGGGAATTTGTTCGAGCTGATAAGCATGGAGATACTTTCATGTTGAAGCAATATCAAGGCACCAAGCTTGATCTCCAAGATGCTGCAGCACATTTGGAGATTCTTCTGGAAACCAAGTCAAAGCTTCAGAAG AAGGAGAAAAGACTAAAAGAGATCTTAAGAAGTGGTAACTGCATAGTGAAAAAGATACAAAAACCTCAAGGGGGAAGGGTGAAGCATGATTTGCTCATTTGTCAGGTGGAGTTGAGATTAGTCTCAAGAGTATTACATATGTCAAGGTGTACAACAGATCAGCTAATCTGGTGTCAGTCTAAGCTAAACAAGATTAACTTTGTTAACCGGAAATTTTCCATAGAGCCATcatttttactttttccttgttaA
- the LOC141692565 gene encoding 18.2 kDa class I heat shock protein-like, producing the protein MSIIPSFFGRRSSNAFDPFSLDVWDPFQGFPFDNANFHQLSNQFRSGEASFANAVIDWKETPEAHVFKADVPGLKKEEVKVEVEDDRVLQISGERTREQEEKGDTWHRVERSSGKFMRRFRLPENAKVDQVKAAMENGVLTVTVPKEYVKKPDVKSIQISG; encoded by the coding sequence ATGTCGATCATTCCGAGTTTTTTTGGTCGCAgatcatcaaatgcatttgatccATTCTCCCTTGACGTGTGGGATCCATTTCAGGGCTTTCCGTTTGACAATGCCAACTTCCACCAGCTCTCTAATCAATTCCGTTCTGGCGAGGCGTCATTCGCCAATGCGGTGATAGACTGGAAAGAGACTCCGGAGGCTCACGTGTTTAAAGCGGATGTGCCAGGGCTTAAGAAGGAGGAGGTGAAGGTGGAAGTGGAAGATGATCGGGTGCTTCAGATAAGCGGAGAGAGAACTCGTGAGCAGGAGGAGAAGGGTGACACTTGGCACCGTGTCGAAAGGAGCAGCGGGAAGTTTATGAGGAGGTTCAGGCTTCCAGAGAATGCGAAAGTTGATCAGGTGAAGGCTGCTATGGAAAATGGGGTTTTAACTGTGACTGTGCCTAAGGAATATGTCAAGAAGCCTGATGTTAAGTCTATCCAGATTTCTGGTTGA
- the LOC141692566 gene encoding 18.1 kDa class I heat shock protein-like: MSMIPSFFGRRSNSFDPFSLDLWDPFQGFPFNNSNFGQLANHFPSGEASFANATIDWKETPEAHVFKADVPGLKKEEVKVEVEDDRVLQISGERNREQEEKGDTWHRVERSSGKFMRRFRLPENAKVDQVMATMENGVLTVTVPKEDVKKPDVKSIQISG; the protein is encoded by the coding sequence ATGTCGATGATTCCAAGCTTTTTCGGTCGAAGATCAAACTCATTTGATCCATTCTCTCTGGACCTGTGGGATCCGTTCCAGGGCTTCCCTTTTAACAACTCCAACTTCGGGCAGCTCGCTAATCATTTTCCATCAGGAGAGGCGTCATTCGCAAATGCGACAATAGACTGGAAGGAGACTCCTGAGGCTCACGTGTTTAAAGCGGACGTGCCAGGGCTTAAGAAGGAAGAGGTGAAGGTGGAAGTGGAAGATGATCGAGTGCTTCAGATAAGTGGAGAGAGGAACCGTGAGCAGGAGGAGAAGGGTGATACTTGGCATCGCGTCGAGAGGAGCAGCGGGAAGTTCATGAGGAGGTTCAGGCTTCCAGAGAATGCGAAAGTGGATCAGGTGATGGCTACGATGGAAAACGGGGTTTTAACTGTGACTGTGCCTAAGGAGGATGTCAAGAAGCCTGATGTCAAGTCTATTCAGATTTCTGGTTGA
- the LOC141692564 gene encoding uncharacterized protein LOC141692564, which yields MRTLCPNLDGYDGLETVLEVPIPEETFEPNHKNVSWKNMRSWIKQNGDKSPKSPTSTGLECRNICDIQLLLSVVGAPLIPVPVHTDHAMSKNIKDHHIEGAMAKYIVQQYIAACGGENALNRVDSMYAMGKVKMATSEFISGDGKMMKSRSIKNGGGEMGGFVLWQKRPDLWCLELLVSGYKISAGSDGKVAWRQTPWHNSHASRGPPRPLRRSLQGLDPKNTANLFSNSICVGEKTVNNEDCFVLKLQANKSALRERSSGNVDIIQHTIWGYFSQRTGLLVKLEDSHLLRIKSKIPENDSVLWETTMESLIQDYRTIDGVNIAHAGKTSVSLFRFGENFEVGHLKTQMEEVWTIEEVDFNIKGLSMDCFLPPGDLKKEDDSSYGVVATTVPQFKVKSNSTKFGITKVVAVDVEVECDI from the exons ATGAGGACATTGTGCCCCAACTTGGATGGATATGATGGTCTGGAAACTGTTCTTGAAGTGCCTATTCCGGAAGAGACTTTTGAGCCTAACCACAAGAATGTATCATGGAAAAACATGAGGTCATGGATTAAACAAAACGGCGACAAGTCTCCTAAGTCACCTACGTCAACTGGCTTGGAATGTCGTAACATTTGTGATATCCAGCTGTTGCTCAGTGTCGTCGGAGCTCCTTTGATTCCTGTTCCAGTCCACACGGATCACGCTATGAGCAAGAACATCAAAGACCACCATATT GAAGGTGCAATGGCAAAATACATAGTTCAACAGTATATAGCGGCGTGTGGAGGAGAAAATGCATTGAATCGCGTTGATAGCATGTACGCGATGGGGAAAGTGAAGATGGCAACATCAGAGTTTATTAGTGGGGATGGTAAAATGATGAAAAGTAGGAGTATAAAAAATGGAGGTGGAGAAATGGGAGGATTTGTGTTATGGCAAAAAAGGCCTGATCTTTGGTGCTTGGAGTTGCTGGTTTCTGGCTACAAGATCAGTGCTGGTAGTGATGGTAAGGTGGCATGGAGGCAGACACCGTGGCACAACTCCCACGCCTCTCGTGGTCCTCCCAGACCCCTCCGTCGTTCTTTGCAG GGTCTTGATCCAAAGAATACGGCAAATTTATTCTCTAACTCGATATGTGTTGGCGAAAAGACAGTCAATAACGAGGACTGCTTTGTGTTGAAGCTGCAGGCAAACAAATCAGCTCTGAGAGAAAGAAGCAGTGGCAATGTAGATATCATCCAGCACACAATTTGGGGATATTTTAGCCAAAGAACAGGCCTCCTTGTAAAACTAGAAGATTCTCATCTCCTTCGAATTAAGTCCAAAATCCCTGAAAATGACAGTGTTCTTTGGGAGACAACAATGGAGTCACTAATCCAAGATTATAGAACAATTGATGGTGTTAATATTGCACATGCAGGCAAAACATCTGTGTCATTGTTTAGGTTTGGTGAAAACTTCGAAGTTGGTCATTTGAAGACACAGATGGAAGAGGTCTGGACTATTGAAGAAGTCGATTTCAACATTAAAGGACTGTCAATGGATTGTTTCTTGCCTCCTGGTGACTTAAAAAAGGAGGATGATAGTTCATATGGTGTTGTCGCTACAACAGTGCCACAATTCAAAGTTAAATCAAATTCGACAAAATTTGGTATCACAAAGGTCGTTGCAGTTGATGTGGAGGTTGAATGCGATATCTAG